The Haloplanus natans DSM 17983 DNA segment CCGATCCAGCCGAACATGGTGAGGATGAAGGCCATGCCGCCGACGCCCAGCCCATCGACGCGGCCGGGCATGGACGGGACGAGGCCGGACGCGAGGTTGGGTGCCCAGACACCCGCGGTCTGAAGCGAGACGAAGGCGATCAGGATCAGGAAGACCCAGAGCAGCGAAGTCGCGAGCTTCTCGATCAGCCCGTAGGAGCGCAAGCCGACGATGGCGAGACCCGCGAGGACGGTGAGGAGCATCCAGACTTCCGTCGAAGCCGGCACGAGCGTATTGAGCGCGCCCGCAGTCTCGCCGAGGTGGCCCGAGAGGCCGATGGCGTAGATGATGCCGCCGAGGAACACGTAGTAGAAGATCCACTTCAGCCACCAGCCTTTCTCGTAGAGGGCGTCGAGGAACGTATCGCCCGTCATGACGCCGTAGCGAACGAGGTAGTACTGGCCGAATATCTTCGTGAACGTAATCAGAGGGATGAGCCAGATGCCCTCCATCCCGAGGTAGGCGCCGCCGAGCGGGACGCTCAGCACCTCACCGCCGCCGATCTGGGAGGCGGTGAACACCCACGCCGGCCCCATGTAACTGAGGAACTCCTTGATCGAGGACGGCGGTTCGGAGATCCGGTGGTCCGTCGCGTCGGCCGTCCCGGTACTCACGTCAGATCACCGCCCGTGCGTGTGGTGCCTGGCTGCAGTTGAGCGATCCGTCCGGGAGTGCCGGCGTAACTCGGCATTGAAGTGAGTCGTGATGGTCTCTGCCGCATATCCAATCCGATGAAAGATAGTGAAGGTGGTATAAATGAGGATACCCGCACTTTTTGCATGATTTATCATGAAGACCATATTCCTTAAGGTCATTTAAGACGTATCGAGAGCGTCGAATCGCCCGACTGCAGTCGGATCCCGCGGCAAGCCGGTTCGACGTGTCGGTGTGTCGGTAGTAACGAATGACGCGGTCGAAAGTGCTTTAATTATCGTTAGGAATTACTGATAGCATGGTGATACTGACAGCCATTGACAGGGACCCCGGCTGCAAGGGGGTCGTCGAGACGGCGTACGAACTCGCGACGAGCATGGACAAGCAACTGGTGATCCTCCACGTCGTGCCGGAGGACGGGGACGAGGGGGCGGCGCGGGAACAGGTCGAGGAGATAGTCACGTCGGTCATCGGTGACCTCGACGGCGTGGACCTTCGGATCATGCCGGAGCAGACCCGGCGCGACCTGCCGACGGGACGGACAGCGAATCACATCCTGCAGGTGGCCGAGGAGATAGATCCGGACTACATCGTCATCGGGTCGCGCAAGCGGACGGGGCTCGGCAAAATCCTGCTCGGAAGCGTCTCGAAACTCATTCTCGCCAACGCGGACGTGCCCGTCGTGACGGTCGAACAGACGCGGAAGGCGGAGGCGGAGTAGCCTCACCGCGACAGGAGGAGATAGCCGCCGCCGCCGAGGACGGCCACGACGCCGACGACGACGAGCAGAACGCGGTAGCCGGCGACGGTCGTCGCGAACCCGCGATCCGCGGTGACGGTGAACGCGACGGGACCAACCGTCTGCCCGAGACGGAGGACGCTGGTCCGGAGGCCCATCACGCCCGCCCGCAAATCGTCGTCGACGAGCGTGACGACCGTGGTGTCGATGGAGGGCATCACGACGCCGAAGCCGACGCCGAAGACGAGGAGCGCGGCGGCGACGGCAAGCGGCGAGGGAGCGAGGCGGACGCCGAACAGCCCCAAGCCGTAGGCGACGAAGCCGACGGCGACGAGCCGTGCCGGCCGGAACCGCTCCGAAATCCGGCCATACTGCGAGGAGACGGCGGCACTCGCGAGCGCGACGGTCGAGAGCGTGGCACCGATCCGGCCGGCGCCGAGGCCGTAGGCGTCGCGCAGGAGCAACGGGAGCGCGGTGAGGACGGCGCCATAGAAGATGACGAAGGCGGCAAAGAGCGCGACGAAGACGGCGAGCGCTCGCGGGAGGACGGCCACCGCGCGGAGGCGACCGAGATACGTCCGCACGTCCGTCGAGCGCTCGGCATCGGGCTCGACGAGGGCGACGAGAGCGAGGAGGCCAACGAGGGCGCCGACGCCGAAAAAGAGGAAGGGGGCCGACCAGCGAATCCCGGCGAGCGCGCCCCCGAGAAGCGGATAGAAGGCCGCACCGGTGCCGATCGTACTCCCGTTGACGCCCATCACGGCGTCACGGCTCGAGCCCTCGTATACGTCGCCGATGAGCGTCACCGCGAGCGTGATGAGGGCGCTGGCGCCGACGCCCTGAAGAAAGCGGAGGGCGATCACCTCGGCGAAGGTGCGGGCGAAGGCCACGCCGGCACCGGCGACGGCGAACAGAAAGAGGAGGGGGACGATCACGCGACGCCGGCCGAAGCGGTCGGCGACGAGGCCGACGAAAGGCGTGACGACGACGCCGGGCAGGGTGTACGCCGTGATCACCAGGCCCACCTGCGCGTCGGTGACGCCGAAGACGGACCGGAGGTCGGGCAGGACGGGGCTGACCAGCGAGACGCCCATGACGCCCATCAGCGAACACGCGAGGATGACATAGAGCGTGGCGGAACGCCACGGCACGGCCCTCAACCCACTGTCGTCGGTGTCCGACACGGTGCGGGCGTGGGGGCGCCGCCCTCTTATACCGTTCGCGTCTCGGCGGGGTGTGTAACGGTCCGGCGAGGGTCGTGACGACTGCCGACCGGCCCGATCAGAACTGCTCGGCGGTGTCGATACCGACGACCACCCCGGTCTCGTCGGACGTGAAGCGGTCGTCGGCGTCGACGGCCGTCGCAAAGAGGAGTCGCGCCTGTTCGGTGTGGGCGAGGCGGAGGGCCGTAGCCATCGACTCGTCGAACTCGAACGCGTCGAGCAGGGCCGTCCACTCGTCGCGGCCGATCCGGTAGGCCCGTGTCCCGTCGACGGTGACGTAGTCGGCGGTCCGCTCCAGGGACCCGTGGCGGCCCAGTAACTCCGCGTTGAGCGCGAGCAGGGCGTCCGCGATGGCCGACGCGTCGGGGGCGACCCCGCGAGCCACCCGCTCGACGACCGCGCCGGTGATCGGTGCTTCGCCGGTGTCGATCGTCGTATCGCTTGTCATATGACACTATTTACACACATATTCCTTCGATCTTTCGGGGGCGAACGTTCATGCGCCACGGGCGGCAACGACGACTACGGGTGTGACTCGACAGCGCGCCCGAAGACTCATGACGAACCTGCGTGCCGAGAACCTGAGTTACGAGGTCGATGGCGACCGCATCCTCGATCGGGTGTCACTCGACGTCGCGAGCGGGGAGACGGTCGCCGTCGTCGGCCCCTCCGGCGCCGGCAAGTCGTCGCTGTTGCGCCTGCTCGACCGCCTCGACGAGCCGACCGGCGGAACCGTCTATCTCGACGGGACCGACTACCGCACGCTCGACCCCCGGACGCTCCGCAAGCGGGTGGGGCTGGTGCCCCAGAACCCCGCGCTCCGGAGCGGGACCGTCCGCGAGAACGTCACCATCGGACCGCGCCTGCGTGGGGAGTCGGTGGGTGAGGAGCGCCTCGTTGGCCTCCTAGAGGCCGTTGGTCTCGGCGACTACGCCGACCGGGACGCGAGCGACCTCTCCGGTGGGGAGGCCCAGCGGGTGGCTATCGCCCGGACGGTGATCAACGACCCGGAGGTGCTCCTGCTCGACGAGCCGACGGCGAGTCTCGACAGCGAGGCCGAAGCGGAGGTCGAACGCCTGCTAGCCGACCTCCTCGCGTCCGGCGAGCGGACGGTGGTCCTCGTCACACACGACGAGCGACAGGCCGAGCGGCTGGCCGACCGCGTGGCGCGGCTGCGCGACGGGCGGATCGTCGACGTGGGGGCGCCACGGGAGGTGATCACGTGAG contains these protein-coding regions:
- a CDS encoding MFS transporter; translated protein: MSDTDDSGLRAVPWRSATLYVILACSLMGVMGVSLVSPVLPDLRSVFGVTDAQVGLVITAYTLPGVVVTPFVGLVADRFGRRRVIVPLLFLFAVAGAGVAFARTFAEVIALRFLQGVGASALITLAVTLIGDVYEGSSRDAVMGVNGSTIGTGAAFYPLLGGALAGIRWSAPFLFFGVGALVGLLALVALVEPDAERSTDVRTYLGRLRAVAVLPRALAVFVALFAAFVIFYGAVLTALPLLLRDAYGLGAGRIGATLSTVALASAAVSSQYGRISERFRPARLVAVGFVAYGLGLFGVRLAPSPLAVAAALLVFGVGFGVVMPSIDTTVVTLVDDDLRAGVMGLRTSVLRLGQTVGPVAFTVTADRGFATTVAGYRVLLVVVGVVAVLGGGGYLLLSR
- a CDS encoding universal stress protein; the encoded protein is MVILTAIDRDPGCKGVVETAYELATSMDKQLVILHVVPEDGDEGAAREQVEEIVTSVIGDLDGVDLRIMPEQTRRDLPTGRTANHILQVAEEIDPDYIVIGSRKRTGLGKILLGSVSKLILANADVPVVTVEQTRKAEAE
- a CDS encoding ABC transporter ATP-binding protein, with the protein product MTNLRAENLSYEVDGDRILDRVSLDVASGETVAVVGPSGAGKSSLLRLLDRLDEPTGGTVYLDGTDYRTLDPRTLRKRVGLVPQNPALRSGTVRENVTIGPRLRGESVGEERLVGLLEAVGLGDYADRDASDLSGGEAQRVAIARTVINDPEVLLLDEPTASLDSEAEAEVERLLADLLASGERTVVLVTHDERQAERLADRVARLRDGRIVDVGAPREVIT